The following coding sequences are from one Enterococcus sp. 4G2_DIV0659 window:
- the nrdD gene encoding anaerobic ribonucleoside-triphosphate reductase, producing the protein MMEIKQANNEVNSTNSALHTMKIVKRDGRLVDFDDQKIYDALIKAEQKIRGSLDPLAHERIKDIVERIDQEISDRFNENVKIYEIQNIVEHILLARNEYELAEEYINYRTRRDFERSKATDINFTISKLINKDQSVVNENANKDSDVFNTQRDLTAGIVGKSIGLKLLPPHVANAHQKGDIHYHDLDYHPYTPMTNCCLIDFKGMLNNGFKIGNADVESPKSIQTATAQISQIIANVASSQYGGCSADRVDELLAPFAELNYQKHLADAKEWIEGAERQEEYAKSKTQKDIYDAMQSLEYEINTLFTSNGQTPFTSLGFGLGLNWFEREIQRAILQIRINGLGSEQRTAIFPKLIFTLKRGVNLNENDPNYDVKQLALECATKRMYPDILNYDKLVELTGSFKVPMGCRSFLQGWKDEHGEEINVGRMNLGVVTLNLPRIAMEAQGDVEKFWTLLEERLETMKDALVYRVERCKEATPANAPILYMYGAFGKRLDRKDSVNELFKNKRATVSLGYIGLYEVASAFYGGDWEENPEAKDFTIAILKDLKTHADKWGNDYGYHFSVYSTPSESLTDRFCRLDTEKFGIVENITDKDYYTNSFHYDVRKNPTPFEKLDFEKDYPQYCSGGFIHYCEYPVLQQNPKALESVWDYAYDRVGYLGTNTPIDHCYECGFEGDFHPTERGFECPQCGNHDPKSCDVVKRTCGYLGNPQARPMVHGRHKEISSRVKHMK; encoded by the coding sequence ATGATGGAAATAAAGCAAGCTAATAATGAAGTAAACTCTACGAATTCAGCCTTACACACGATGAAAATCGTTAAAAGAGATGGGCGCTTGGTCGATTTTGATGATCAAAAAATTTATGACGCCTTGATCAAAGCTGAACAAAAAATTCGTGGTTCGTTGGATCCGCTTGCCCATGAACGAATTAAAGACATCGTGGAACGAATCGATCAAGAAATTTCAGACCGTTTTAATGAGAACGTAAAAATTTATGAAATTCAAAATATTGTTGAACATATTTTGTTAGCTAGAAATGAATATGAGCTGGCTGAAGAATATATCAATTACCGTACCCGTCGTGACTTTGAACGTAGTAAGGCAACGGATATTAATTTTACGATTAGCAAATTAATCAATAAAGACCAAAGTGTTGTCAATGAAAATGCCAATAAAGATAGTGATGTTTTTAACACCCAACGTGATTTAACTGCTGGAATCGTAGGAAAATCGATTGGATTGAAACTACTTCCTCCTCATGTGGCGAATGCCCATCAAAAAGGCGATATTCATTATCATGACTTGGATTATCATCCATATACACCAATGACCAACTGCTGCTTAATCGATTTTAAAGGGATGCTAAATAATGGTTTTAAAATTGGCAATGCCGATGTTGAGTCTCCAAAATCAATTCAAACTGCAACAGCCCAAATCTCACAAATTATTGCAAATGTTGCTTCTAGCCAGTATGGCGGCTGTTCTGCGGATCGTGTGGATGAATTATTAGCGCCATTTGCTGAATTAAATTATCAAAAACATTTAGCAGATGCTAAAGAATGGATTGAGGGCGCTGAACGTCAAGAGGAATATGCTAAATCCAAAACACAAAAAGACATTTATGATGCGATGCAAAGTTTAGAATATGAGATCAATACACTTTTTACCTCTAACGGTCAAACGCCCTTTACCTCTTTAGGTTTTGGTTTAGGATTAAATTGGTTTGAACGTGAAATTCAACGAGCAATTTTACAAATTCGAATTAATGGTTTAGGAAGTGAGCAACGGACAGCGATTTTTCCTAAGTTGATTTTCACTTTGAAACGTGGAGTGAACTTGAACGAAAACGATCCAAACTACGATGTAAAACAACTTGCATTAGAATGTGCGACTAAACGCATGTATCCAGATATTTTAAACTATGATAAATTAGTCGAATTAACTGGTAGTTTTAAAGTGCCAATGGGTTGCCGTTCGTTCTTACAAGGTTGGAAAGATGAGCATGGTGAAGAAATCAACGTCGGACGTATGAATTTAGGTGTTGTCACCTTAAATCTCCCTAGAATCGCAATGGAAGCTCAAGGAGATGTTGAGAAGTTCTGGACACTGCTAGAAGAACGCTTAGAAACGATGAAAGATGCTTTAGTCTATCGTGTTGAACGCTGTAAAGAAGCAACTCCAGCAAACGCACCGATTCTTTATATGTATGGTGCTTTTGGAAAACGCCTGGATAGAAAAGATTCTGTCAACGAACTCTTTAAAAATAAACGTGCCACGGTTTCATTAGGATATATTGGTTTATATGAAGTGGCCTCAGCCTTCTATGGTGGCGATTGGGAAGAAAATCCTGAAGCCAAAGACTTTACGATTGCGATTTTAAAAGATTTGAAAACTCATGCAGATAAATGGGGGAACGATTATGGCTATCACTTTAGTGTGTATTCAACACCAAGTGAAAGTTTAACTGACCGTTTCTGTCGTTTAGATACTGAAAAATTTGGTATAGTAGAAAATATCACAGACAAAGATTACTACACAAATAGCTTCCACTATGATGTTCGCAAAAATCCAACACCTTTTGAAAAATTAGACTTTGAAAAAGATTATCCACAATATTGCTCTGGCGGTTTTATCCATTATTGTGAATATCCTGTTTTACAGCAAAATCCTAAAGCATTAGAGTCTGTTTGGGATTATGCGTATGATCGCGTTGGCTATCTAGGAACAAACACACCGATCGATCATTGTTACGAATGCGGTTTTGAAGGAGATTTCCATCCAACAGAACGTGGCTTTGAATGCCCCCAATGCGGCAATCATGATCCAAAATCATGTGATGTGGTAAAACGAACTTGTGGTTATCTTGGTAATCCCCAAGCTAGACCGATGGTTCACGGAAGACATAAAGAAATCTCTTCTCGAGTGAAACATATGAAATAA
- the nrdG gene encoding anaerobic ribonucleoside-triphosphate reductase activating protein: MNNPKPQEWLADNLSQNYIADYKAFNFVDGEGVRNSLYVSGCLFACEGCFNKAVQNFHYGKPFTKELEDKIIEDLSHDYVQGLTLLGGEPFLNTEVCLSVVDRIHQEFGEKKDIWSWSGYTFEELLLESDDKLELLNKIDILVDGRFELSKKNLNLQFRGSSNQRIIDVKKSLACKQAVIWEKCHDADQAYEQIKKATFI, translated from the coding sequence ATGAATAATCCTAAACCACAAGAATGGTTAGCAGATAATCTTAGTCAAAATTACATTGCTGATTACAAAGCATTTAACTTTGTTGATGGTGAAGGTGTAAGAAACAGTCTTTATGTCAGCGGGTGTTTATTTGCTTGTGAGGGATGTTTTAATAAAGCTGTGCAGAATTTTCATTACGGCAAACCTTTTACAAAAGAATTAGAAGACAAAATCATCGAGGATTTATCTCATGATTACGTGCAAGGCTTAACTTTATTAGGTGGAGAACCTTTTTTGAATACAGAGGTATGCCTAAGCGTTGTGGATCGAATCCATCAAGAATTCGGTGAAAAAAAAGATATCTGGTCTTGGTCTGGTTATACGTTTGAAGAGTTGCTATTAGAATCCGATGACAAACTTGAATTATTAAACAAAATAGATATCTTAGTAGATGGCCGTTTTGAATTATCTAAAAAAAATTTAAATCTTCAATTCAGAGGTAGTAGTAATCAACGAATTATTGATGTAAAAAAATCTTTAGCTTGTAAACAAGCTGTTATTTGGGAAAAATGCCATGACGCAGATCAAGCATACGAGCAAATAAAAAAAGCCACATTCATTTAG
- a CDS encoding cryptochrome/photolyase family protein, which produces MGKTIMWFRKDLRFDDNTAFNKMLENSPESDERICLFQLNPAQFLKGSYNHDAFFSSLRTFYRAAKAKDIDIHFLYGDTEENFLALKKAYSDWDTIYFNKDERGFGRQRDQKMSAFFKQNHIKEYSFQDSHLHGVEEIKKPTGESYKVFTPYFRKWSTMPKRPYERNKSLSRTFTQLSHPLFNEGQKQFETLVEKIELPFEYECGEEIAENYLKDFVKNHLHNYQENRDYPSLNQTSQLSRFLRTGEISIRKVWHAMNAEPDSDGRHTFISELCWRDFYNMIYFENPKQRTQEIKEQYRQLKWSYNQELFDSWARGNTGYPIVDAGMRQLNQTGWMHNRLRMIVASFLTKDLMIDWRMGEEYFQEKLIDYDSASNIGGWQWAASTGTDAVPYFRIFNPTTQGEKFDSKGDFIRAFVPELRIVPNDSIHEPHKMSLERQKAVGCYIGKDYPAPIVDHSKMRPEILSFFKNGSS; this is translated from the coding sequence ATGGGAAAAACGATTATGTGGTTTCGAAAAGATCTACGCTTCGATGATAATACGGCCTTTAATAAAATGTTGGAGAATAGCCCAGAATCAGATGAACGGATTTGTCTATTCCAATTAAATCCAGCGCAGTTTTTGAAAGGAAGTTATAATCATGATGCGTTTTTCTCTAGTTTGAGAACTTTCTATAGGGCTGCCAAAGCTAAAGATATAGACATTCATTTTTTATATGGAGATACAGAAGAAAATTTTTTAGCTTTAAAGAAAGCATATAGTGATTGGGATACAATCTATTTTAATAAAGATGAACGAGGTTTTGGCAGACAACGTGATCAAAAAATGTCAGCTTTTTTTAAACAAAACCACATTAAAGAATATTCATTTCAAGATAGTCACTTACATGGAGTGGAGGAAATTAAGAAGCCTACGGGAGAAAGCTATAAGGTATTTACCCCTTATTTTAGAAAATGGTCAACAATGCCCAAACGACCTTACGAAAGAAACAAAAGCTTGAGCCGCACGTTTACTCAGCTATCTCATCCTTTATTTAACGAAGGCCAAAAACAATTTGAAACGCTCGTTGAAAAAATAGAATTACCATTTGAATACGAGTGTGGCGAAGAAATCGCTGAAAATTATTTAAAAGACTTCGTAAAAAATCATTTACATAACTATCAAGAAAATAGAGATTATCCATCCTTAAATCAAACAAGCCAACTTTCAAGATTTTTAAGAACAGGGGAAATATCGATTCGTAAAGTATGGCATGCGATGAATGCTGAACCTGATTCGGATGGACGTCACACGTTTATTTCTGAACTTTGCTGGAGAGATTTTTACAATATGATTTACTTTGAAAATCCTAAGCAAAGAACGCAAGAAATCAAAGAACAATATCGACAACTAAAATGGAGCTATAATCAAGAGCTATTTGATAGCTGGGCGAGGGGAAATACAGGGTATCCAATTGTGGATGCAGGAATGAGACAATTGAATCAAACGGGCTGGATGCATAACCGCTTACGAATGATTGTTGCTTCTTTTTTAACGAAAGATTTAATGATTGATTGGCGAATGGGGGAAGAATATTTTCAAGAAAAATTGATTGATTATGACTCAGCAAGTAATATTGGCGGGTGGCAATGGGCTGCTTCTACAGGAACTGATGCAGTTCCTTATTTTAGAATCTTTAATCCAACAACACAAGGAGAAAAATTTGATTCTAAGGGAGATTTTATTAGAGCGTTTGTTCCAGAATTACGTATTGTACCTAATGATTCTATTCATGAACCGCATAAAATGTCATTAGAACGTCAAAAAGCTGTTGGTTGCTATATTGGAAAAGATTATCCAGCTCCGATTGTTGATCATAGCAAGATGCGCCCTGAAATTCTTTCATTTTTTAAAAATGGTTCTTCTTAA
- the dinB gene encoding DNA polymerase IV: protein MINELRFPLKKDISRKIIHIDMDAFFASVEERDHPELVGHPLVIARHPSDTGGKGVVTTANYEARKFGIHSAMSAQKAYELCPEAIFKAGDYQKYSDISKEIREIFHRYTDIIEPVSIDEAYLDVTTNKVNSKSAIKIAKLIQYDIWNELQLTCSAGVSYNKFLAKLASDFQKPKGLTVVMPDEAEAFLKALPIEKFHGVGKKTVPKMNDLGIFNGEDLYNRDEMELIRYFGKMGYSLYRKVRGIHDSPVNITRDRKSVGKEHTYGTPLTTEAQVTAQLRQLAARVEESLERVQKHGKTVVLKVRYADYTTVTKRQTLPEYISKKEELYYQANLIWEEILGLEQGIRLLGITLTNLDPMTYENIVLPLWDKEENKYS, encoded by the coding sequence ATGATTAATGAGCTGCGTTTCCCTTTAAAAAAAGATATTTCTCGTAAAATTATTCATATTGATATGGATGCATTTTTTGCTTCTGTAGAAGAAAGAGACCATCCAGAATTAGTCGGACATCCTTTGGTAATTGCTCGTCATCCTAGTGACACAGGAGGCAAAGGCGTTGTGACTACAGCTAACTACGAGGCTAGAAAGTTTGGTATTCATTCAGCAATGAGTGCCCAAAAAGCGTATGAATTATGTCCAGAAGCCATTTTTAAAGCTGGAGATTACCAAAAATATTCTGATATTTCTAAAGAAATCCGAGAAATTTTTCACCGTTATACAGATATTATCGAGCCAGTTTCGATTGATGAAGCGTATCTAGATGTGACAACGAATAAAGTTAATAGTAAATCAGCAATCAAAATTGCTAAGTTGATCCAATATGACATATGGAACGAGTTACAACTAACTTGTTCAGCAGGTGTTAGTTACAACAAATTTTTGGCAAAATTAGCTTCCGATTTCCAAAAGCCTAAAGGATTAACGGTTGTCATGCCTGATGAAGCAGAAGCTTTTTTAAAAGCATTACCGATTGAAAAGTTTCATGGCGTTGGGAAAAAAACGGTTCCTAAGATGAATGACTTAGGGATATTTAATGGCGAAGATCTTTATAACAGAGATGAGATGGAGCTCATTCGTTATTTTGGTAAAATGGGTTATTCTCTGTATCGAAAAGTTCGAGGCATCCATGATTCTCCTGTAAATATCACTAGAGATCGCAAATCAGTGGGAAAAGAGCATACATATGGCACGCCTTTAACGACAGAAGCACAAGTAACAGCTCAATTAAGGCAGTTAGCTGCCAGAGTGGAAGAATCCCTAGAAAGGGTTCAAAAGCATGGGAAAACAGTTGTTTTAAAAGTTCGTTATGCTGATTATACGACGGTGACCAAGCGCCAAACACTCCCAGAATATATTTCTAAAAAAGAAGAACTATACTATCAAGCCAATTTGATTTGGGAAGAGATTCTAGGATTAGAACAAGGCATTCGTTTATTAGGGATTACATTGACTAATCTAGATCCGATGACCTATGAGAATATTGTGTTGCCATTATGGGACAAAGAAGAAAATAAGTATTCATAA
- a CDS encoding HD domain-containing protein: MLVTDVLYGSYEVEEVLKALILSDEVQRLKDVHMAGPAFLMNPLWNETRYEHSLGVMLLIRKLGGSIEEQIAGLLHDISHTAFSHVIDLALSNEADDYHEKIKEELIESSSIPSVLKQYGFDYQQIVFNDKQWTLLEQSAPLLCCDRIDYTLREVHRYFSVPIQEIHSFLRELKIIEDRIVLMSTQWALWFIDQYRKVVIDFFYDPQNICSYEWFAKAITIGLKNNLLTLDDLLVTDSLFLTKLNAAKSSEINELLAKITSSRPLNYKICSSEESYDIFQKKKTRIVDPLVVVADKVTAVSVISSEARAKIERLLLDSEQGIYLKFN, encoded by the coding sequence ATGCTTGTGACAGATGTTTTGTATGGTTCTTATGAAGTTGAAGAAGTGCTTAAAGCATTGATTTTATCTGATGAAGTGCAGCGCTTAAAAGACGTGCATATGGCTGGACCAGCTTTTTTGATGAATCCACTGTGGAATGAGACTAGATATGAGCATTCACTTGGTGTTATGCTATTGATCAGAAAATTAGGTGGGTCGATAGAGGAGCAAATCGCCGGTTTACTTCACGACATTTCCCATACAGCATTTTCTCATGTCATCGATTTGGCATTATCTAATGAAGCAGATGATTATCATGAAAAAATCAAAGAAGAATTAATTGAATCTTCAAGCATTCCTAGCGTGCTAAAACAGTACGGTTTTGACTATCAACAGATAGTATTTAATGACAAACAATGGACCTTGTTAGAACAATCGGCACCCTTACTTTGCTGTGATCGAATCGATTATACGTTAAGAGAAGTACACCGTTATTTTTCTGTCCCTATTCAAGAAATTCATTCATTTTTGAGAGAATTGAAAATTATTGAAGACAGAATCGTTCTAATGTCAACACAATGGGCGCTTTGGTTTATTGATCAATACCGAAAAGTAGTCATTGATTTCTTTTATGATCCTCAAAATATTTGCAGCTATGAGTGGTTTGCTAAAGCAATTACTATTGGACTGAAGAATAACTTATTGACATTAGACGATTTATTAGTGACGGATTCACTCTTTTTAACGAAATTAAACGCAGCGAAATCGTCTGAAATTAATGAGCTTTTAGCAAAAATTACTTCTTCTAGGCCATTAAATTACAAGATTTGCTCCAGTGAAGAGTCGTATGACATTTTTCAAAAGAAAAAAACGCGAATCGTAGATCCTTTAGTAGTAGTTGCTGATAAAGTCACAGCCGTTTCAGTCATTTCATCTGAAGCGAGAGCCAAAATCGAGCGATTGCTTTTAGACAGTGAGCAAGGGATTTATCTCAAATTTAATTAA
- a CDS encoding P-II family nitrogen regulator: MKKVEAIIQQEKLEELKAMMDKGFEATGMTVTQVLGVGNQKGLKEYVRGQEIITTLLPKVEVSFVVLDKDVESVISLILAICQTEEVGDGKIFVYNVEEAIRIRTGERGKAAI; encoded by the coding sequence ATGAAAAAAGTAGAAGCAATCATTCAACAAGAGAAATTAGAAGAATTGAAAGCGATGATGGATAAAGGCTTTGAAGCAACTGGGATGACGGTGACTCAAGTATTAGGAGTTGGCAACCAAAAAGGATTAAAAGAATATGTTCGAGGACAAGAAATTATTACGACATTACTGCCGAAAGTTGAAGTTAGTTTTGTTGTTTTAGATAAAGATGTCGAGTCTGTCATTTCATTGATTCTGGCTATTTGCCAAACTGAAGAAGTAGGAGATGGAAAGATATTTGTTTATAATGTAGAAGAAGCCATCCGAATTCGAACTGGAGAACGGGGAAAAGCCGCAATATAA